ATATGAAACATGAAGATAGAAGAAAAGAATTAGGTAAAGTATTAATGGATATTGGTAAATATCTTGCTACTGTTGGACTTATCGGTAATTTTTTAACCAGTACACTTACAATTCAAAGTAGTATATTTATAATAATAGTGGTAATATTGATAATGACAATTGGATTCTATACAATACCACCAAAATAAAATGGGGGGGCACAGTGATAGGCGGTTACATAATATTGATTGGATTATTATTATTAGGTATATGGGCATTCATTCTTTCTTATAAGGAAGACCATCCTAAAAATACTTCTAAAGAAAGAAAATGACATTTTAAACAATTATTTTTTGCCTGTTCCTAAAACTTCTTTTGGTTCCAGCCATGTCCGGGCTAAAATTACAGATTACATTCCTTGCAGATAAGAGGTTAAATTAATATTTTTATTAGATATGTTTAATTTTTTTCTTATATTTTTGCGGTGCATTTCAACTGTCTGGAGTGATATATTCAGAAAATCGCAGATTTCTTTATTGTTAAAATTTTTTCTTATCATATTGCAAATTTCAATTTCCCTGGGTGTCAGGCTGAAACTTTTTTGTGTTATTTTAGAACCAAACGAAGATGTTAACTCTTCCAGATAACGATGAAGCACGTCAACGTGCTTTGAAGACACGCCTTTTGTTTTCAGCCTTTCTAAAACCGGCAATATTGTTTCACTCACGTTGATTGAAATATTTTCCTTTAACTTATTTTTTGTCCTATCAACATGTTCTATCACCTCCTTAAGGGCTAAATTTTTTTGTTCTAAAGCCAATTTTTGGTTTTCCAGTTTTTCTTTAGACTCTTTCAGGGACGATATTTCAATGCGTTTCCATTCGCCGTCTTCTTTAATAATGATAATTTGATGATTTGAAACCACATCTATAATTTCTCCATGTCCGCATTTATCAAGAGAATACGTACAAATAGCAATAATCATAGATTCATCAATTACCTTATTTACCTTTTTTTCATAATTGATAAAATCAGGCCAGTCGTTTTTCTCCAGCCAAAACGTATCCTCGCTGGCGCGAATACCGTCAAAGCCTTTCTCTACAGCCTGTTGTTCTTTTTCCGCCCAGTTTTTTAATACCATATCCATACTGAATCTTCCTGATCCGGCATACCACTCGACAGCATCAATTATCTCGATCTGTCCTTTTCTCAAATAGTCATCTAAATTCACTACTTCTTTCCGCATGGCTTCTTTTGCTTCTTCAATTCTTAAAGGTTCGGAAACAATCCATATACAGAATTCATTATTTTCCAATCCCGCTTTATAATAAGGAACCAGAATATCAATTAAATCTTCCCTTGTCCGGTAAAATTGGCAAATATGTGTTCCCCACGGGATATCTCCAATAATATTAATTCCGCTTTTTCTATTTTTATTTTTCATTTAAGTATTACTTAATTTTTGTTAAGTATAAATTAAACTTACAAACAAAAAATTTAGAGGCTATTTTCTTTTTCCACTAATAAAACGTGTTATTTTTTCCCGGTCATCATCTTTAATTCTCAAAAATTCTATTCCCACTTTATATCTGTTTTCTCCCTCTTCAAAATTATCTTTTTCTATTTGTTTTATCCATGCGGTCCTCGCAAAAACCGGAATAAAAAAAAGCATTTTCTTATCAAAGGAAATGGGCTGATAGATATAAACTTCCAACTTGCTCCTGAGAGGAATTTCTTTTTCAAACTCAAACATTAATCCATTAGAGCTTATATCTCCAGTAATTGCTTTAAATTCTGTGTGTGTGGGTGTGGGATTTGAGTTTAAACGGCCGCATATAAAAATATTCTCTTTTAAACGTAACGACTCCCTTTTTTTGATGGGAACGGATTTCTTTTGTTCTGCTTTTCTTTCCATAAATAGACTCCTAATCAGGTTAAAGCAAAGATAATCCAGAAAAGTTTAGCCTCTTTTTTGCCGATGTTTATTGCCTTTCTAACCTTTTGTGCATAGGCGCAATAGAAACTATCACCTGTTCTAAAAATAAATTTTTCATCCTGGCAAATAAATTCTATCCGGCCGTTAAGGATCATCCCGAATTTCTCCCCTTCAGGATAAACCAATTCTTTTTGAAGTTCAGCGCCTGCTCCCAGGGTAAAAATATGAGGCTGCATTTTTATGTTCAAAAAATTTGGTGCCAGTGATTCACAAATTATCTTATTCTTTTCAACAACCGGTATTTTATGAGAACCTTTTTTAATAAAAATCAATCCTCTTGTTTCCATTCCTTCAAACAAACAAGATACCTTCGTATTCAAAGCCTCCGCGACTTTCTCCAGGGAACTAACCGAAGGTGAGGCCAAATCCCTCTCAACTTGTGAAAGAAAACTCGTAGTTAACCCTGTCCTTTGCGCCAAATCATTCAAGGTTAATCTTTCTCTTGCCCGAAATTCCCTTAAAACCTTTCCTATCTTCATCCCGCCTTTATCCTTCGCATTTTTATTCGTTAAAAAATATTGGTATTATATCTATATTTCTTCCAGTTGTCACCTATCATTTCTGACAGGTAGATTTTTAATAAAATAACCGGTTCAATTTACAATTAAACCGCTTCTGTTTCATATTATCACTTATTCTTTGTTGTGTCTACTTTTTTTGGAAATAAATATAAAATGAGGGCGAGGAAACCTCGCCTCTATTAAAAATTACACCATAAACCTTGACAAAAACCAAAATTTTGATAGAATACATGAAATCACAACTTGGCAAGTAATAAACCGAAGCTAAGTTGTAGATTGAATTTACCCCGCACCAAAACCTTCTGTCTGCTGTAAGGGAAATGTTTTGTAGAAGTGTTGAAATTATAGTGCAAGAGTTAACTTTCTACTAATAGGCGGTTTGGTGCGGGATTCAATTCGCAGACGGACTTTGTCCTATGATTTATAAAGCCAGTAAACTTTATAAATCATCTACTCATTGAAGGAGGAAAAATGGAAATAAAAGCTAACGATGTCAATGAATTAAGGAAAAAAACAGGCGCGGGTATGATGCTCTGTAAAAAAGCGCTTGAAGAAGCAAACGGCTCACTTGAAAAGGCGGTTGAGATATTAAGAAAAAAAGGTGTTGATACAGCGATGAAAAAAGAAGGAAGAATTACCAAAGACGGCACTATTATTTCTTATATTCACCCGGGCGGGAAACTGGGGGTCCTGCTTGAAATAAACTGTGAAACGGATTTTGTGGCAAAAACCGATGATTTCCAGTCGTTCGCGAAGGACATCGCCATGCATATCGCGGCTTCTAATCCTTTATATGTCCGAAGAGAAGATATCCCGGCTGAAATACTTGAAAAAGAAAAAGAGATTTATACATACCAGTTAAAGGAGCAAAAGAAACCTGATAATATTATTGAAAAAATTCTACCCGGGAAAATAGATAAATACTGCGCTGAAATATGCCTCATGGAACAGCCTTTTGTAAAAACCCCGGAGATTTCTATCAAAAATCTTTTAACCGAACGGATTGCGAAACTGGGAGAAAATATCGTTATCCGGAGATTTGTCCGTTTCAGGCTGGGAGAATAAGAAAGCATAGGGCATGGCGCAAAGAGCATAGAGTACGGAAGATCGGGAGTGCGGAAGGAAGAAGATAAATAAAAAGACACAAAGAAAGAGGAAACTTAAATTTGGAGTTAACAGATGCCTAATACCATTAAACCTATATATAAAAGGATCCTTCTTAAATTAAGCGGCGAATCCTTGTGCCCTTCGCAGGGAAGCGGGATAGACTTTGAAATAATTGAAAAAGTAGCCCAAATGATAAAAGGGGTCAAGGAATTAAAGGTGGAAATTGCCATTGTCATAGGCGGGGGGAATATTTTCCGGGGTATGCCCGCAACGAAAAACGGGATGGACAGGACATCCGCCGACTACATGGGAATGCTGGCCACGGTAATCAACGCATTGGCGCTTCAAAGCGCGCTGGAAAATATAGGGACATTCACCCGTGTAATGACAGCGATTGAAATGCCCCGGATCGCGGAACCTTATATACGCCGGCGGGCCATAAGGCACCTTGAAAAAGGACGTATTGTGATATTCGCGGGCGGAACAGGCAACCCCTATTTTACAACAGATACTACCGCGGCGCTTCGCGCGGCAGAAACATGCGCGGACGTAATACTTAAAGCCACAAAGGTTGACGGGGTTTACACTGACGACCCTAAAATAAACCCGAACGCTGAAAAATATGATGAATTATCATATATCGATGTCATTAAGAAAAGGTTAAAAGTCATGGACAGCACGGCAATAACCCTTTGCATGGATAATAAAATCCCCATAAATGTTTTTAATATGAATGAAAAAGATGTAATCAAAAGAATAATACAGGGGGAAAAGGTGGGAACAACAGTAAAGTAAATGAGACTACAATTTAACAAATTAATATGCGTTTAAATTGTATAGTCGAATTTACCCCGCACCAAAACCTTCTATTTGGTGAGAGGAAAATATTTGGTAGAAGTGTTGAAATTATAGTATAAAGGTTTATTTAATACTAACAGGCGGTTTGGTGCGGGGTTCAATTCGCACTATCATTTCTGTTCGCACTTCGTGCTTCATAAACGATGTGCTCATTGAAGGAGAGATATCATGGAGGAGAAAAAAATTTACCAGAACATGGAAGACCACATGAATAAGACCATCGAAACATTGCGAAGGGATCTTGCGTCAATAAGGACCGGACGCGCATCGACCGCGCTTCTCGATGGAATAATGGTAAACTATTATGAAACTCCCACCCCTTTAAAACAAATTGCGTCCATAAGTATTCCTGAATCAAGACAGATTCTCATACAGGTCTGGGACAAAACGGCAATCCCGGAAATTGAGAAAGCAATAAATAAATCCGACATTGGAATTAATCCGGTCGTTGACGGTCAAAATATCAGGTTAAATCTTCCCCCATTGACAGAAGAGCGGAGAAAGGACCTTGTCAAACATGTAAAAAAAATGTCTGAGGACTGTAAAGTAGCCATCCGGAATATCCGCAGGGACGCTAATGAAAAAATTAAGCACGCGGAAAAAAACCATGAAATCTCTGAAGATGATTCAAAACGGGACCAGGACAGAATACAAAAAACAACTGATAACTTTATTTCAAAAATCGACCAGCTCCTGCAAATCAAAGAAAAAGAAATAATGGAATTCTAAAAAAACCCTGAAGAACCCAGCCCTTCCTGAGGATAACAAGGAAGGTGGGAACAAAAATCAGTTTAGATAATAACTACAAAAGGAAGGGCGGGGTGAAAGAAGAAAATTTATTAAAACTTATTAACCCGGGGAAAATGCCCCGGCATATTGCCATCATTATGGATGGCAACGGACGATGGGCCAGGCAAAAAGGCCTGCCCCGCGTCATAGGGCACAAGGCAGGGATCGAGGCCATTAAAGACATAATAAAATTGTCTTCCGACCTTGGCATACAGGTTTTGACCCTTTACGCCTTCTCCGTCGAAAACTGGCACAGGCCGAAAAACGAGGTCAACTCTTTGATGAAACTGCTAAAAACTTTTTTAAGAAATGAAATCAAAGAACTCCATAAAAAAAATGTCCGAATAATGACTATCGGACGGATACAGGAATTGCCGCTGTTCGCCCAGCAGGAAATATACAGCGCCATTGAAAAAACAAAAAACAACACGGGCCTGGTTTTGAATCTCGCTCTTAATTACAGCGGGCGGGTGGACATATTGGAAGCTGTAAGAAAAATTATCGAAAAAAATGAGTCCCCTGGCTTTAACTTGAAAGAATTTGACGAAGAAAGTTTTAATGGTTTTCTTTATACTTCCGGCCTTCCGGAACCAGACCTTTTAATCCGGACAAGCGGTGAATACAGGATAAGCAATTTCATGCTCTGGCAGATCGCATATACGGAAATCTGGATAACAGATGTTCTCTGGCCTGATTTCAGGGGAATTCATTTACTTGAAGCAATTCTTGATTATCAAAAAAGGAAACGCCGTTTTGGGAAAATACACGAGGGAGAAAAATGCTTAGAGAGCGTGTAATTACAGGGATAATCGCCATCCCCGTCCTTACATCTGTAATTTTTTACAGCCCGGCGTTACTTGCGATTTTCACATGCGCGGTCATAACAATTGCCATGAAAGAATATTACAACATGGAAAAACTGCCTTTAAAAATTGATTTTAAAATTTTTGCCGGTTTTTCATTTATCTTGTGTTATTTTGCGTTAAAAAATAACTTTCTGTTTTTCAATATTTTTTTTATAGTGCTTCTCGCGTCATCAGGAATAATCCGGGTTTTACACCGTGAAAAAACAAACAATAATTATTTTTTATTGACAAGCTTCGGGAATATATATATAACTTATTTTTTCGCGCATCTTCTTTTTTTAAGAAATATCCCGGGACTTGGGGCCAAATATGTGTTTTTCATCTTCCTGCTTGTTTGGATAACGGATACCGCCGCGTATTTTATAGGTGTAAATTACGGAAAACATAAACTGGCCCCGGCCATAAGCCCGAATAAAACAATAGAAGGGGCTGTCGCGGGAATTACCGGCGCCGTGTTAATAACTTTATTGGCCCGGCCCGCATTTGTCCCTGCATTCACAATAATCCAATGTTTTATCATTGGAATTATTTTCAGCGTAATAGCGCAAATGGGCGACCTCTTTGAATCCGCCCTGAAACGAAAAGCCGGCATAAAAGACTCGGGCAATTTAATACCGGGGCATGGAGGTGTTCTGGACAGGTTTGACAGCTTGTTTTTCACTATACCCGGATTTTATTATTATGTAAAACTGGTGCTGGAGAGATAAAGAATTAAATTTTCAATTGAGCATTGATAATTAACAATTGACAATTCATAAATATAATTTCCAATTGTCAATAGCTAATTGTTAATTGTAAATGAAAGATACAGGTAAATAAATGAAACATATCACAATACTGGGTTCAACCGGTTCGATAGGCACATCGACATTAGACGTTATTGAAAATGCCCCTGATGATTTTAAGGTAGCGGGGCTCACAGCTAATACAAATGCCGAGCTTCTGATCCGGCAGGCAATGAAATTCAGGCCTGAAATTGTCGCCGTCATGGATAATGAAAAAGCTGAATTTGTGTCATCCGTGTTAAAAGGCCAAAAAACAGAAGTAGTTAAAGGGATTGAAGGATTAATAAAAGTCGCTTCCTTCGAAAAAGCAAATCTTGTTGTTTCGGGAATAGTGGGGGCCGCGGGGTTAATTCCCACTGTATCAGCGATTGAAGCGGGCAAAGACATAGCTTTGGCCAATAAAGAAACGCTTGTCATGGCCGGCAGCCTGATTTTAAACAAGGCTGAAAAGAAAAATGTCAAACTAATCCCGATTGACAGTGAACATAACGCTATATTTCAATGCATGGAAAATGTCAATAAAAAATACATCAAAAATATAATCCTAACTGCTTCCGGCGGGCCGTTCCTGGACCTCGATAAAAAAAAGCTGAAAGATGTGTCCCCGAAAGAAACTATAAATCACCCGCGGTGGAAAATGGGGGCAAAAATTTCGGTTGACTCCGCGACATTAATGAACAAAGGATTTGAAGTTATAGAAGCAAAATATCTTTTTAACTTAAATTTTGATAAAATAAAGGTATTGATTCATCCTGAAAGCATAGTCCATGGAGTAGTTGAATTAATCGATGGAAATTTTATGGCGGTTTTAAGCAAAACGGATATGCGTATCCCGATACAATACGCTTTAACTTATCCTGAAAGGAAAAAAGGACATTTTCCGCCGTTCAATATAAATTCAGTTAAAAATTTGTCTTTCCGGGAACCGGACATGGAAAAATTCCCTTGTCTCTCTTATGCTTATAAGGCGGGGTTAACAGGAGGAACAATGCCCGCAGTTTTAAACGCGGCCAATGAAACCGCCGTTAATTATTTTTTAAAAAATAAAATAAAGTTTACTGACATCAGCAGGATAATAAAAATAGTAACTGAAAAACATGATACTGTTTCCAATCCTGACCTGGAAGAAATATTAAATGCTGATTCATGGGCTAGAAAGGAATCTGAAAAATTATGCTTTTAACTCTAATCTCTACAATATTCGTACTTGGGATTCTTGTATTAATACATGAACTCGGGCATTTTATCACGGCTAAAAAGCTAAATGTGAAAGTCGACATTTTCTCTATCGGCATGGGCCCTAAAGTTTTCGGGGTTACCCGCGGCGAAACCGAATACAGGATTTCCGCTGTTCCAATCGGGGGTTATGTAAAAATGGCCGGCGAGGATGTTGAGGAAATGCTGAAAGAAAATCCGGACCCGGAAATTAAAAATGACGACCCCAGGAACTTCAACAATCAGACAAAAATAAAACGTTCATTAATTATTATAGCGGGTTCTATCGCAAATATTTTTTTAGGAACTGTTATTTTTTTGCTCATATTTATTACAGGGGTCCCCACTCTTACAACTAAAATAGGCACTGTTATGGAAAACAGCCCCGCGGAACGCGCGGGAATAAAACCAAACGACAGAATAACCGCCATAGACAAAAAACCTTTGTGGAAATGGGATGAAATGACAAAAATTATCCAAGAAAGCGCGGGCAAACCCCTCATGCTTACAATTGAAAGAGACACTGTTAATATTGAATTGGAAATTACCCCTGAAACACAGGGAAAAACCAATATTGGTATAATTGGAATCAGTTCATCCTATGATTTTGTCAAGGAAAGATACGGGCTCATGACAGCGGCCGCCAAGGCGTTGGAGCAGACATGGGTAATCGGGACAAGCATAATAAAAGGCATTTACCTTATGATCGCGGGAAAAATAAAAGCAGAAGTTGCCGGGCCTCTCGGCATTATTAAAATAACCGGTGAACAGGCGAAACAGGGATTTATTAACCTCCTGTTTTTTACCGCATTATTGGGTATTAATCTTGGAATAATTAACCTCTTCCCGGTACCTCCGCTGGACGGCGGGGTTATTTTATTCCTGCTTATTGAAAAAATAAAAGGAAGCCCCGTTAAGCTGAAACACCAGCTGATTGCCCAGCAAGTCGGCTGGGCCCTTTTGCTTTTTCTTCTCTTCTTCGCTTCTTATAACGATATTATAAAATTTTATTTGCCTTCAATTAAATCTTTGCCTTTTTGGGGGAAATAATAAAATGTTTTTTGAACAATTTTACGCGTTAATAGCCAGGGCCGCCCTGATAATGCTTGTTTTTTACGCCGTCAGCCAGGTTGAGTTTTTCAGGCAGATTTTCTATCCAAAAATCACCTGGCAAAAACGAAGTTTGGTTTATTTTTGTTTTATACTATTTATAACTTTTTCTTCATTCGGCCGCAAACCGGAAGATATTATTAATGAAGTTAAATTACAACTCCTTCCGTTCGGCCTTTCCCTTTTCATCGGTCTCATAATTATAAACGAAATACTGAGCAATATTGAAATTTCCTATGAACACCAGGAAGCCATCCAATCCCACAGGACACTGGAAATCGCGGGGCAGACACTGCCGTTCCTGAGGCTTGGATTAAACCAGGAAACAGCCAAAAAAACAGCGAAAATAATTCTGCAAATCACAGATGTTTCCGCTGTGGCGATAACCGATTGTAAAAAAATTTTAGCGTATGAAGGGACCGGCGCGGACCACCACCATGTCGGTGAATCCATTTTAACCAAGGCCACCCGCGAAGTAATCGATACGGGAGAAATAAAAGTAATAGGCAATAAACAGGAAATCGGATGCCCGATTGAAAACTGCCCCCTGTCAGGCGCTGTAATCGCACCCTTAAAAAGCAACACTGAAGTTATCGGGACTTTAAAAATTTATCAAACAGACCTGTCAAGGATCACGCCGAGTAAAATCAACCTGGCTATACATCTCGCCCAGCTTTTGAGCATACAGACGGAACTCGCGGAACTTGAAATTCTAAACCAGTTAAAAACCGAGGCTGAATTAAAAGCGCTCAGGGCGCAGATTAACCCTCATTTTCTTTTTAACACATTAAACACAATAGCAAGTTTCTACAGGACTAAACCGGAAGAGGCGAGAACGCTTTTAATTAAATTCTCCCAGTTTTTCAGAAAAAGCCTTAAACAGCATGAAAATTTTATTTCACTTGAAGAAGAATTGGAATACATCGATGATTATTTATCATTTGAAAAGGCGCGATTCGGCAAATCGCTCGTGATTGAAAAAAAAATTGACCCGGACACACTGCCTTATAAGGTCCCTGTCCTTATTTTACAGCCTTTAATCGAAAATTCGCTGAAACACGGGTTTGACTATAGAGATATTGAAAAAAAACCCGATAAGAATATAATAAGTATCACCACGCAAAGGGGAAACAGTGAAATAAAAATTACTATCCAGGACGACGGTGTCGGGATGCCGGAAAAAGATAAACTTAATACCTTTGATCCCAGCCGCGGAACGGGTTTAGGGATAAATAACGTATATGAAAGATTGAAAACAATTTATGGAAACGAATATGAACCAAGGATTGAAAGCGCAGTCGACAAGGGGACAAAGATTATTCTCAGGATACCGATTAAATAGGAAAAAATATGGATATAAGAGCGTTAATCGTTGATGATGAGAAACCGGCAAGGGATGAATTGCATTTCATTCTTGAACGAATACCCGAAATAGGGGAAATCTCCGAAGCCAACAATGCCAGTGAAACACTTGAATTGCTTAAAAAGAACGACTATGACATATTGTTTCTTGATATTCATATGCCCGGGATTAACGGCATTGATGCCGCCAAAAAAATAAGCAAAATCGCTGATTACACACCCCTGATAATATTCGTCACGGCATATGACGAACATGCTATTCCCGCCTATGAGGTTGATGCGATAGACTACATTTTAAAACCATTTGATGAAAAAAGAATCAAGCAGGCCATAGATAAAATAAAACGTATTTATCACGGTGAAATTGTCAAGAAATTTTCCCTGCAATCCAGGGCCCAGCCCGAACAGCAGAAATTTGGAAGGCTTCTCGCGCATAAAGGGAAAAAACTTGCCATATTAAAAATAGAAGACATAAAATACGCGTTTGTCAAGGACGGACTGGTATTTATAAAAGCGGGCCCGGATAAATATACGACAAACCTCAACCTGAGCCAGTTGGAAGAACGGTTGACACCGTATTTTTTCTTCAGGGCCAACAGGACATACCTTGTTAACCTCAACTATGTAAAAGAAATAGTGCCGTTTTTCGGCAGCACTTATATTTTACAAATAAATGACAATGAACAAAATGAAATTCCGGTCAGCCGCATCCAGACAAGAAAACTGAAGGAAATTTTTAAACTTTAAACCATTTCCCCCGGATTTCTTTCTATTTTATAAATCTATTTTTCCTGTCATAGTTGCCATATCGATAATGGGAATTTCTATGTCTTTAGCCTTATCAGGTAAAAGCTTTTTTACAAAGTCCGGGGAGGCGGTGCGGTACTTTAAAACAACTTCAATTTCAAGCGGGAAAACTGTATTCTCAGGAACCACAAAACTGTAATTTTCTATAACAGAACCCCTGGGAGGAATTCTATGGTCGTAAAGAATTTTATCCGCGATCGCGAAATTCATTACAGGCTCTCCGTTTTTATACGCTTTTTACTTTATCAATTCCAGGGTATCGATTCAATTGTCCGCTTCTACTTTATATTGACTTTTTTCCGTCTTTTACAACTATTAATCATGCTTATCTGAAAGATATTGAATGGTTATGTTTTTTTCTCTTTACTATCTTCTCTGCTTCAATCCAGTCATTCATTTCACTGCCGTTTATGTAGTTTCTTTTTTCATAAAGACGATAGGCGACCTCCCTGATCTTTTGATTTAATTCTTCAGGAGTCAGGTCCTTCTCTCCAGAATTATATTTTTTTGCCATAATAACGCACCTCCTTTTCCTTAATTCTGATTATTAATTAAATAAAATATTACAAGGAAAATTAATTAATATCTATTGGCTGAATCTGCTTTTTATTGACTTTTTCCCGTAATGCAAAATTTGAAATTTTAGTTGACACCTGCCTGTTCTTTTGAGAAAATGAAATTTAGTTAAATTACAGGAAAAACAGGATTACTATGTCTATCAGGTCAAAACTTATTATCACATTTGTGGTTGTCGCGTCCGTTCCCCTGCTATTTATCAGCGTCCTGACCTTCAATAATTATAAAAATTCGCTGGAGGCCAACAGGTTAATCCAGCTGGAAGATATTGTCGCCTTCAAAACGGATAAAATCGAAACATATTTTGGAAGGCTGAAGTCGGAAATGGAAATAGCGCAGAGCTTTTACAACATCAGGAAAAACATTCCTGTTCTTTCCCGGTTTTATGACAATCCGTCCGCTCCCGAGCCAATCTCCGCGAAAAAAACGCTGGATGAACAATTAAGGCATATACAATCAATTTTACGCCTTTTTGATATTATGCTGATCGATAATGAAGGCAGGATTATATACACAAGCAGTATTAAACACCACGCAAAAGAAATTTCAGAACCATTTTCCGTCAATTATGAAAAAGCTTTCACAGAGGGAAAAAATAAAATTTATTTTTCAGACATGTTTTTAAGCAAAACGGAAAGCGGAAAACCGGCGATGCTTGTCACCGCCCCCGCCCGGGACCTTGACGGCGGCTTTGCCGGGGTCATCGCTTTTGAAGTGGACATGGCTCCCATGTATGAAATAATCCGGGACGTGACAGGGCTGGGTAACACAGGCGAGACTTTAATCGGGAAGAAAATAAATAATCATGTGGTATTTTTAAACCCTTTACGGCATGACATGCAAGCGGCCATTACAAGACAGATCCGGGTGGGAGAAGCGCTCGGCGGACCCATCCAGGAAGCGGTCAAGGGAAAATTCGGTTCAGGCCGGTTAATCGATTACCGCGGTAAAAAAGTCATCGCGGCGTGGAGGCATATTCCGGCCCTTGACTGGGGAATAGTGTCAAAAATCGATGCCGATGAAGCGTTCGCGGACGCCGTAAATCTACGAAACACCACAATAGTAATTCTCGCCATAATCTTTGTTTTAGGCGTTGTTATGGCGTTTCCCATTGCCCGCTCCATATCAGGACCTATAAAAAGGCTGTCCATAGGTGCTGAGATAATCGGAGGAGGAAACTTAGATTATAAAGTTTCTGATAATTCGAAAGATGAAATCGGCCAGCTTTCGAGGGCATTTGATAAGATGACCAGCGATTTAAAAAAAACAATCGCCTCGCGCGATGAACTGGACAGGGAAATCGCCACGCGTAAAAAGCTGGAAGAGTCATTGAAACTCGCGGCGCTTAAATATTCA
The bacterium DNA segment above includes these coding regions:
- the pyrH gene encoding UMP kinase, giving the protein MPNTIKPIYKRILLKLSGESLCPSQGSGIDFEIIEKVAQMIKGVKELKVEIAIVIGGGNIFRGMPATKNGMDRTSADYMGMLATVINALALQSALENIGTFTRVMTAIEMPRIAEPYIRRRAIRHLEKGRIVIFAGGTGNPYFTTDTTAALRAAETCADVILKATKVDGVYTDDPKINPNAEKYDELSYIDVIKKRLKVMDSTAITLCMDNKIPINVFNMNEKDVIKRIIQGEKVGTTVK
- a CDS encoding MEDS domain-containing protein, which produces MKNKNRKSGINIIGDIPWGTHICQFYRTREDLIDILVPYYKAGLENNEFCIWIVSEPLRIEEAKEAMRKEVVNLDDYLRKGQIEIIDAVEWYAGSGRFSMDMVLKNWAEKEQQAVEKGFDGIRASEDTFWLEKNDWPDFINYEKKVNKVIDESMIIAICTYSLDKCGHGEIIDVVSNHQIIIIKEDGEWKRIEISSLKESKEKLENQKLALEQKNLALKEVIEHVDRTKNKLKENISINVSETILPVLERLKTKGVSSKHVDVLHRYLEELTSSFGSKITQKSFSLTPREIEICNMIRKNFNNKEICDFLNISLQTVEMHRKNIRKKLNISNKNINLTSYLQGM
- a CDS encoding isoprenyl transferase — its product is MGTKISLDNNYKRKGGVKEENLLKLINPGKMPRHIAIIMDGNGRWARQKGLPRVIGHKAGIEAIKDIIKLSSDLGIQVLTLYAFSVENWHRPKNEVNSLMKLLKTFLRNEIKELHKKNVRIMTIGRIQELPLFAQQEIYSAIEKTKNNTGLVLNLALNYSGRVDILEAVRKIIEKNESPGFNLKEFDEESFNGFLYTSGLPEPDLLIRTSGEYRISNFMLWQIAYTEIWITDVLWPDFRGIHLLEAILDYQKRKRRFGKIHEGEKCLESV
- the frr gene encoding ribosome recycling factor — encoded protein: MEEKKIYQNMEDHMNKTIETLRRDLASIRTGRASTALLDGIMVNYYETPTPLKQIASISIPESRQILIQVWDKTAIPEIEKAINKSDIGINPVVDGQNIRLNLPPLTEERRKDLVKHVKKMSEDCKVAIRNIRRDANEKIKHAEKNHEISEDDSKRDQDRIQKTTDNFISKIDQLLQIKEKEIMEF
- a CDS encoding PilZ domain-containing protein; the encoded protein is MERKAEQKKSVPIKKRESLRLKENIFICGRLNSNPTPTHTEFKAITGDISSNGLMFEFEKEIPLRSKLEVYIYQPISFDKKMLFFIPVFARTAWIKQIEKDNFEEGENRYKVGIEFLRIKDDDREKITRFISGKRK
- a CDS encoding phosphatidate cytidylyltransferase, yielding MLRERVITGIIAIPVLTSVIFYSPALLAIFTCAVITIAMKEYYNMEKLPLKIDFKIFAGFSFILCYFALKNNFLFFNIFFIVLLASSGIIRVLHREKTNNNYFLLTSFGNIYITYFFAHLLFLRNIPGLGAKYVFFIFLLVWITDTAAYFIGVNYGKHKLAPAISPNKTIEGAVAGITGAVLITLLARPAFVPAFTIIQCFIIGIIFSVIAQMGDLFESALKRKAGIKDSGNLIPGHGGVLDRFDSLFFTIPGFYYYVKLVLER
- a CDS encoding 1-deoxy-D-xylulose-5-phosphate reductoisomerase → MKHITILGSTGSIGTSTLDVIENAPDDFKVAGLTANTNAELLIRQAMKFRPEIVAVMDNEKAEFVSSVLKGQKTEVVKGIEGLIKVASFEKANLVVSGIVGAAGLIPTVSAIEAGKDIALANKETLVMAGSLILNKAEKKNVKLIPIDSEHNAIFQCMENVNKKYIKNIILTASGGPFLDLDKKKLKDVSPKETINHPRWKMGAKISVDSATLMNKGFEVIEAKYLFNLNFDKIKVLIHPESIVHGVVELIDGNFMAVLSKTDMRIPIQYALTYPERKKGHFPPFNINSVKNLSFREPDMEKFPCLSYAYKAGLTGGTMPAVLNAANETAVNYFLKNKIKFTDISRIIKIVTEKHDTVSNPDLEEILNADSWARKESEKLCF
- a CDS encoding XRE family transcriptional regulator; the protein is MKIGKVLREFRARERLTLNDLAQRTGLTTSFLSQVERDLASPSVSSLEKVAEALNTKVSCLFEGMETRGLIFIKKGSHKIPVVEKNKIICESLAPNFLNIKMQPHIFTLGAGAELQKELVYPEGEKFGMILNGRIEFICQDEKFIFRTGDSFYCAYAQKVRKAINIGKKEAKLFWIIFALT
- the tsf gene encoding translation elongation factor Ts, translated to MEIKANDVNELRKKTGAGMMLCKKALEEANGSLEKAVEILRKKGVDTAMKKEGRITKDGTIISYIHPGGKLGVLLEINCETDFVAKTDDFQSFAKDIAMHIAASNPLYVRREDIPAEILEKEKEIYTYQLKEQKKPDNIIEKILPGKIDKYCAEICLMEQPFVKTPEISIKNLLTERIAKLGENIVIRRFVRFRLGE